In Helicoverpa armigera isolate CAAS_96S chromosome 20, ASM3070526v1, whole genome shotgun sequence, one DNA window encodes the following:
- the LOC110377454 gene encoding uncharacterized protein LOC110377454 has translation MPPRIRTRASKALKENIDITENKLKPAKTNTKAPRKPLADKTNSASDDPSLEIPTKVKKTSSNKNGEKKAAETKKKQTVKHKDNVKPNENVKPANEGRPRRERKLPNRFVENVILNNLSNSKESPNVTVNSSTTTLTTEKTPVKKTSVSKNDITEPSPFRTPSKVDSSLLASRPTRICRLPSRLEDHSISPHKYIPILPAHASTPIQPSKARPVVLINKNEITCHNVGKNIETKATKTRPTRLAKLNAQKKSSDKTPEKSSPDSNNNAKGRTRKKATKIQPQATKNSPDKKKQLPIRKFLTPMAKFQSSLNKTQSPAKKSSPKQSTNKKTDKNLSFKLLGSKKKSQDTENKDQDVYEFTFDPNEEPKPEKKKRKRTVTKKSAPTPNPRKVVCKSTYDKNIKKALAALKNAIQPAKTTEAPKLPQITENTEQADNVQQNNATNNFNVVQTNNITNTNNMALNDTGKTSVHECNYPSIRVEDIAADIEPSIDHHADLNYSPVNSPRSIGFKTPNTHQSLNHRETPERSVQNKDPLNLAEELSFFDDQPVASSSMNMSVRHPLASPWRVEFGNLPIKWPSNAYVKPNMTPAVETSFINPEDSINKKKHVYTNMVPQTNEMFTDIADTTPNLKQTSIISFIKEMAEKSAKKKRGRSVSPAKAIYQEIDDNNAETNKNKKSGKKGVGNKTPNPAIDTSDEVSSSGNDTSHDKENSKEERKTRKRKNNENICDLPAKSPRKQKDKDGTFFGFDESEVQDENVSPIKINNNPRSRSLRPRSKAVLQEINGPTRAVLPVAAKTKIATSSEAVNKVYEELKSAADAPVFLERNVNENETNVADPTINEDSQSVHLFEDIEVVHHLKPTRKSYGKAKKVTFRQCSNSTSDSDIQVPAEDPNESTDYDDLGDLTFDVCNVTEKKVAKKRKPKKLMSKKEEKEAEAWAANFNSMCEDIEEFPLLVE, from the exons ATGCCCCCGCGTATTAGAACGCGAGCTTCCAAAGCTCTAAAAGAAAACATTGACATCACGGAAAACAAATTGAAGCCTGCAAAAACTAACACAAAAGCTCCACGAAAACCTTTGGCAGACAAAACTAATTCCGCGTCAGATGATCCGTCGTTAGAAATCCCGACAAAGGTTAAGAAGACAAGTTCAAACAAGAATGGAGAAAAGAAAGCGGCCGAAACGAAGAAGAAACAAACTGTTAAACATAAAGATAACGTTAAACCTAATGAAAACGTGAAACCTGCCAATGAAGGACGGCCACGAAGGGAGAGAAAATTGCCGAATCGGTTTGTAGagaatgttattttgaataatttatctaaCAGCAAGGAAAGTCCAAATGTGACCGTTAACAGTTCAACAACTACACTAACCACTGAGAAAACCCCAGTGAAGAAAACAAGTGTATCTAAAAATGATATTACAGAACCCTCTCCGTTCAGGACACCATCAAAAGTTGATAGTAGCTTACTTGCTAGCCGTCCTACTAGGATATGTCGCTTACCATCACGTTTGGAAGACCATTCCATTAGTCCTCACAAGTACATACCAATACTACCTGCACATGCCAGCACACCCATACAGCCAAGTAAAGCAAGACCTGTTGTACTTATAAACAAGAATGAAATAACATGTCATAATGTAGGTAAGAATATAGAAACAAAAGCAACAAAAACTAGGCCAACCAGATTAGCCAAATTAAATGCACAAAAGAAATCTAGTGACAAAACACCTGAGAAAAGTAGCCCAGATAGTAACAACAATGCTAAAGGCAGAACTAGGAAGAAAGCAACGAAAATTCAGCCCCAAGCTACTAAGAATTCTCCAGATAagaaaaaacaattgccaattCGCAAATTCCTTACACCCATGGCAAAATTCCAATCAtcattaaacaaaacacaatcaccAGCCAAGAAAAGTAGTCCAAAACAATCTACCAACAAGAAGACAGACAAAAATCTATCATTCAAACTACTTGGAAGTAAGAAAAAGTCACAAGACACTGAGAATAAGGACCAGGATGTCTATGAGTTCACTTTTGATCCAAATGAAGAACCAAAGCCTGAAAAGAAGAAACGTAAAAGAACTGTTACAAAGAAATCTGCACCTACACCTAACCCTAGGAAAGTTGTTTGCAAAAGCacttatgataaaaatataaaaaaagcatTAGCAGCACTGAAGAATGCTATTCAGCCTGCCAAAACTACAGAAGCACCGAAGCTACCACAAATTACAGAGAATACTGAACAAGCAGATAATGTACAACAAAATAACGCAACAAACAACTTCAATgttgtacaaacaaataatattacaaacacCAATAACATGGCTTTAAATGATACTGGCAAAACTTCTGTACATGAATGTAATTATCCATCAATAAGAGTAGAAGATATTGCAGCAGATATTGAACCGAGTATTGATCACCATGCAGATTTAAATTATTCCCCTGTTAACTCACCAAGGTCTATTGGCTTTAAGACTCCAAACACACATCAATCCTTGAATCACAGAGAAACTCCAGAAAGATCTGTACAGAATAAAGATCCTCTCAATTTGGCTGAAGAGCTCAGTTTCTTTGATGACCAGCCTGTTGCCAGCAGTAGTATGAATATGTCTGTAAGACATCCATTGGCTAGCCCATGGAGAGTAGAATTCGGTAATCTACCTATTAAGTGGCCTAGTAATGCCTATGTCAAACCAAATATGACACCAGCTGTTGAAACTTCCTTCATCAACCCTGAAGACTCAATTAATAAGAAGAAGCATGTATACACAAACATGGTGCCTCAGACAAATGAAATGTTCACAGACATAGCTGATACTACACCTAATCTAAAACAGACTagtataatttcatttataaaagaaaTGGCAGAAAAGAGTGCTAAAAAGAAACGAGGGAGATCTGTTTCACCAGCTAAGGCTATTTATCAGGAGATTGATGACAATAATGCTGAAACtaataagaataagaaatctGGGAAGAAGGGAGTTGGTAATAAAACACCTAACCCTGCAATTGATACATCTGATGAGGTTTCAAGTAGTGGTAATGACACTTCTCATGATAAAGAAAATTCTaaggaagaaagaaaaactAGAAAACGTAAGAATAATGAAAACATTTGTGACTTACCTGCAAAATCTCCTCGGAAGCAAAAGGATAAAGATGGCACATTCTTTGGTTTTGATGAAAGTGAAGTTCAGGATGAGAATGTTTCtccgattaaaataaataataatcctaGGAGCAGATCATTGAGGCCTAGATCGAAAGCTGTGCTTCAAGAAATCAATGGTCCAACAAGGGCTGTGTTGCCAGTTGCTGCTAAGACAAAGATAGCGACAAGTTCTGAGGCTGTAAATAAAGTGTATGAAGAGTTGAAGTCAGCTGCAGATGCACCAGTCTTCCTAGAGAGGAATGTCaatgaaaatgaaacaaatGTTGCAGATCCTACAATTAATGAGGATTCACAGTCTGTCCATTTGTTTGAAGATATTGAAGTGGTACATCATTTGAAG cCTACACGCAAGAGCTACGGGAAAGCCAAGAAAGTGACATTCCGCCAGTGCTCCAACAGCACTTCTGACAGTGACATCCAAGTTCCTGCAGAGGATCCCAATGAATCAACCGACTATGATGATTTGGGTGACCTGACCTTCGACGTTTGTAATGTAACGGAAAAGAAAGTCGCTAAGAAGAGGAAGCCTAAGAAGCTAATGTCTAAAAAGGAG gaaAAAGAAGCTGAAGCTTGGGCAGCGAACTTCAACTCAATGTGTGAGGATATAGAAGAGTTCCCCTTACTTGTTGagtaa